Below is a genomic region from Acidicapsa ligni.
AATCCCAAAATGCTGAGGCTCGAAGAGATCTATACGTTCGAGGAGCGCGGACCAACGCGCTGCCTCCGGAAGAGTTGGAAGATCGTCTCTTTGCAACGATTGCATAAATCGCCGCTCCGCGCTGTCTGCGATTGCAGAGCGTTGGCCTTGGAGGAGATCCCAGTAATCTTCCGCACCGTTTTCGGCACTGGGGATTCTGCACCCTACGCCAATGATCGCGATTGGTTCATTTTGTACGCGCTCCAGTTCCTCTACTCGCGCCTCCGCCTGTGCAAGCGCGAGGAACGCCTGCTTGAGAGGAGATAGAGGAGCCGTGGATGTTTCAATCTTATCTGGATGCATCATCGCTTACTCAGCCGTTCATTCAAGAGTTTTTCTACTTCTTCTTCCGACATCTCACTCAGTTGTTCAGCAGTAACTGGAGTGGACTTCACATTGTGATGATCGATGATCGGTGAGGTCTCTTCTGTATCGTCCGAAGCAGGCTCAATAGATAAGAGCAAGGCATTCGCTAACTCACCGACCGTACCGGTATCAAACGCGATGGTAGAAGATACTCGCGCATCGGTTCCCAATCCCTTCACAAGCTCCGCACGCAATTCGAGAGCGATGAGTGAATCCATACCGAGATCGCTGAGCCGATCGCGAGTGCCAAGTTCTTCAGGGCGCACGCTAAGTTGAAAAACTCTCTGTATCGTCGTGCGTACAAAGTCGAGCATCATCGACTGGCGCTCTGTTGGAGTAAGCTGCTGTAGTGTTGATGCCAACTCCCAATTGCTATCCGCCTCAACGCCCTTCGGCTCGGTTACAGAACTCCTTTTCCATTCTGCGAGACCATGCATGAAAATACTGGATGACGTTGCCTCTGTTGTTATCGCTGGCGCACGAACAAGAAGCACATGCTGGCCTAATGTTGACGTAGGTAAGTCTCGCGCAGGAAACACTGCCATTTCAATGAAGCCATTGCGCTCAATAACGCCTCTCCACTGCTCTGGTTTAAGCAGAGGATTATCCTGTCGATCATCTTCGAAGTGCTGCCAGCCCTCGATAAGACCCGTAGTCATATCGAACCAACTGTGATGATGCGTAGACTCAAGCATAACCAGCAATCCACCAGGCGCAAGCAGGCTGCGAATATGAGAGAGCGCAGTGTCGAGATTGCGCGAAGCGTGCACCACATTGGCCGCGAGAATTACATCAAATTGACCACCACCAATTCCCTGCTCTTCCAATGCGCGATCCAGATCAAAGATCGAGTAATGCATGAATGGATAGGCACTGAACTTATTACGCGCTCGAGCAAGGAACAAATCAGACAGATCCGTGAACCAGTACTCAACCTGACCTACATCGAGAAGAGGAAGGACAGCAGAAGTGGTTCCCCCCGTGCCACCGCCGATTTCAAGTATGCGAGCATTGCGTCGTTGGCCTATGGTGCGTGTTGTTTCTACAATTGCCGAGGCGGCAATGGAATTGAAATAGCGGGCGATAGTCCCGCGTTCATATAGTCCCTCTGCCAATGAAAATGACCCGTCTGGGAATATCGTTTCCAGAGCACTGATCTTGCCGGTTATGACTTCGCGGAGCAGCTTGCCACACTGCCGCAGATAACCCAATGCCCCAGGATCGTCATCGAGCAAACACTCTACATTCTTCCAGTGTGGCTCAAGATCAATTTCATTGAATGAAGATGTGGCCTTGAATTGTTGATTTGATTCAATGACAACACCGGTTACTACAAGACCGGTCAACCACCGTGTGATGAGATTTCGATAGATAGGTAGAATCCCAGCCTTGGCAATGATCTCGTCCGGAGTCATCCAGTCTGAAGCTTGCAACGCTCCTGTTGTGACAAATACATCTTGAGCATGAGCTAGTGTTAGTTCGTGCAAGACATCCCATTTTCGAGGATAACGCTCGAGCTTCCATCCAAGAGGCCCAATATTGCTTTGCCGCTCTGATGCAAAGATAGCCGCTTGCCACATGCGTTCACGCTCTTGTGTACGTTTGATTTCGGGAGCTGCTTCAAACCAGAAGCTAGTACGTTGAAATGGATAGAGGGGCAGATCTACTCGATGGCGCATTACATCAACACGAACAGGCGCAGTAATATCTGATTTATTCGCAGGCGTCGAATCGGGCGTACTTAGAGTCACCGCGGAAGCATTGCCATTGGAGAGCCAACGTTCAATCAGCAACATTGCTTCAGACGCAGTATTTGCGCGAATAGAAAGACGGTGAGAGAGCATTGCACGGCCAACAGCCGCGGTGAAGCAGATGTCGGCAAAGTTTTCTTTTGTGCTACCGAGAAAGACAATGTAGCTCTGAGCCAGAGAGCGAAGCGACTTTTCATTTACCGCGGAGAACACGAGCAGAGATTCCTGCTCCTCTATGCCATCGATCTTCGGCGAGTTTATCGTGCTGGATGACAACAGCAAATGTGCATTCGTTCCACTAAAACCGAAAGAACTCAATCCGGCATAAATCGGCTGATCAGTAACTGGCCAGTCGATTCGTTGCGTTGGAACATCGATATTCAATCGCGCGAAGTCTATCTTTGGATTCGGATTCTTGAGATGCAGATGAGGTGCTATGCCATGCCCAGGCTGCATCATTAGAACAACCTTGATCAATCCCGCAAGACCCGCGGCCGCTTCTGTATGACCGAGGTTCGTCTTGACTGAACCGATGTATAGCGGCGAATCTACACTTTTCGATACTCCATAGACTGCACCTAGAGCCTGTACCTCTATTGGATCCCCAAGCGGAGTACCAGTACCATGAGCTTCAACGTAACTCACTAACGAGGGTTCAACTCCACCGTTCTCCAATGCGGCACGAATAACCGCCTCTTGTGATGGCCCGTTGGGTGCAGTGATTCCCGCGCTACGACCATCCTGATTGATCGCTGAGCCTGCAACCGTAGCCAGGATAGGATCGCCGTTATTCACAGCATCCGACAGGCGCTTGAGCACTATTACGCAGCAACCTTCCGCCCGTACATAGCCATCCGCAGCCGCATCAAAGGTCTTGCAATGGCCATCTTTTGCCAACATACGTGTCCGCGCAAAGCTAACATTGAAGTCAGGCGACAACATCAAATTTGCCCCGCCAACGATCGCCAGATTTATTTCTCCACGGCGCAAACTTTCTGAAGCAAGATGAACCGCCACCAGAGAAGAGGAGCAGGCTGTATCGACAATCATGCTTGGGCCGCGCAAATTTAGAAAGTACGAGATACGTCCCGAGGCAATGCTCATCGCACTACCAACTGCGCTGTAAGCATGCATATCTCGCGCATCGCGCATGGATTGGCGTGCATAATCGCTTCCGCCCATGCCGATGAAAACACCGCCTGCCGTATTAGCGAGACCTTTCGGATTGATATTCGCGCGTTCGAGAGCCTCCCATGTTAGTTCGAGCAAGATGCGATGCTGCGGATCCATGCTGGCAGCTTCACGCGCATTGATACCAAAGAATTCGGCGTCAAACTCATCTACTCCCGAGATGAATCCGCCATGAGCGTCATACATCGTTCCAGGATGATCGGGATCCGCATTGAGATAATCCCTGGCTTCCCAACGGTCAGAAGGAATAGGGGTGATCAGATCTTTTCCTTCGGCCAGCGCTTGCCAGAAACTCTCAGGAGTTGTTACGCCACCGGGAAGCCGCAGCGCCATCCCAACGATGGCAATCGGTTCATGCTGCGCACGTTTCGTTTGTTCAATCTCAGTACGCAATTGGCGAATTTCAATTAGGGCACGCTTTACCGGTGAGAGTTCCGCCGAGTTCACTGGATCAGTGCTTTGCTGCATTGGTCTTCTCCAGTTCTTCAATCAATAGCGATTCAGCTTCGATATCTGAAAGCTCCGCAAGATAATCAGAGCTATATGTACGCTGATCTGCCGGTGATACTTTGACAGCACGAGCAAGAAGCTCTTTCTCATCGAATATCAATGACAGCAGGATGTCACGAAGTGATCGCACTGTTGGGTAATCCAAAGCCAACGTGGCTGAGAGCGGTCGATCAAGCGATATTTGCAACGCGTTTCGAAGTTCGACTGCCATCAGTGAATCGAGGCCAAGATCATGCAGAGCGATGTCTTCATCAATGTGAGATCGTTGCGGAAGTGAGAGGATTTGCGTCAACTGCTGCTCAAGATGAGCCGTCAACAACGGTGCTCTCCGAGCTTGCTGAGAGTTGATAAGCATATCGATAAATTTCGCTGGATTCTCTGTCTCCGATACGATGTTATTTTGGGGAACGGCTGCCTTAGTCACATCTGCACCATCTAAATATTTAAAAAGCGAAGACGCATTCTTAGAACGAGAGCTCACAAATTTGGGCCACGAACTAACAGACAATACGGCGGCAACAGTGGCGTCCTTCACCAGAAGAAGCTCTAAAGCTTTCTTTCCATCTACCGGTGAAATCCAATCCAATCCTACCCTCTTAGGGTCAGATTTCATTGACTCCATCATGCCGCTGGACCATGGTCCCCATTGGATGCTTAGTGCCGGCAGACCAAGACCGCGACGATACGTGGCAAACGCATCGAGCATGGCATTTGCTGCTGCGTAATTCGCCTGGCCAGGAACGCCCAGGAGGACAGATGCCGAAGAGAAAAGCACGAAGAAATCAAGATCAATGTTCTTCGTAAGCCGATGAAGGTTCCAGGCACCAAGGACCTTAGGACGCGCAACCTCCGCAAAGCCTGCTACGGTCTGGTTGATGAGAGCGTTATCTGCGATCGAGCCTGCCGCGTGAAGAACTCCCTTGAGTGGAGTGGCGCTTGGGATACTGCGCAGTAAACTGCCCAATGCTTCGTAATCACTCACATCCACAGATGCGATTTGTATCTCGGCACCCGAGATTTTCAACGCTTCGATCCGCTCCCGTGCTGAACTGCTTGCACCTCGGCGCGAACTCA
It encodes:
- a CDS encoding beta-ketoacyl synthase N-terminal-like domain-containing protein, which translates into the protein MQQSTDPVNSAELSPVKRALIEIRQLRTEIEQTKRAQHEPIAIVGMALRLPGGVTTPESFWQALAEGKDLITPIPSDRWEARDYLNADPDHPGTMYDAHGGFISGVDEFDAEFFGINAREAASMDPQHRILLELTWEALERANINPKGLANTAGGVFIGMGGSDYARQSMRDARDMHAYSAVGSAMSIASGRISYFLNLRGPSMIVDTACSSSLVAVHLASESLRRGEINLAIVGGANLMLSPDFNVSFARTRMLAKDGHCKTFDAAADGYVRAEGCCVIVLKRLSDAVNNGDPILATVAGSAINQDGRSAGITAPNGPSQEAVIRAALENGGVEPSLVSYVEAHGTGTPLGDPIEVQALGAVYGVSKSVDSPLYIGSVKTNLGHTEAAAGLAGLIKVVLMMQPGHGIAPHLHLKNPNPKIDFARLNIDVPTQRIDWPVTDQPIYAGLSSFGFSGTNAHLLLSSSTINSPKIDGIEEQESLLVFSAVNEKSLRSLAQSYIVFLGSTKENFADICFTAAVGRAMLSHRLSIRANTASEAMLLIERWLSNGNASAVTLSTPDSTPANKSDITAPVRVDVMRHRVDLPLYPFQRTSFWFEAAPEIKRTQERERMWQAAIFASERQSNIGPLGWKLERYPRKWDVLHELTLAHAQDVFVTTGALQASDWMTPDEIIAKAGILPIYRNLITRWLTGLVVTGVVIESNQQFKATSSFNEIDLEPHWKNVECLLDDDPGALGYLRQCGKLLREVITGKISALETIFPDGSFSLAEGLYERGTIARYFNSIAASAIVETTRTIGQRRNARILEIGGGTGGTTSAVLPLLDVGQVEYWFTDLSDLFLARARNKFSAYPFMHYSIFDLDRALEEQGIGGGQFDVILAANVVHASRNLDTALSHIRSLLAPGGLLVMLESTHHHSWFDMTTGLIEGWQHFEDDRQDNPLLKPEQWRGVIERNGFIEMAVFPARDLPTSTLGQHVLLVRAPAITTEATSSSIFMHGLAEWKRSSVTEPKGVEADSNWELASTLQQLTPTERQSMMLDFVRTTIQRVFQLSVRPEELGTRDRLSDLGMDSLIALELRAELVKGLGTDARVSSTIAFDTGTVGELANALLLSIEPASDDTEETSPIIDHHNVKSTPVTAEQLSEMSEEEVEKLLNERLSKR